In the Setaria italica strain Yugu1 chromosome VI, Setaria_italica_v2.0, whole genome shotgun sequence genome, one interval contains:
- the LOC101763305 gene encoding lysine-specific demethylase JMJ18, with amino-acid sequence MVSSSVSSEEASPARRREKRRMLCGVAASPGPGATAAASLDHCPSRSCEEGFDRATTKCGIWHPGESQRPEIDDAPIFTPTEEEFKDAIGYIASIRPQAEKYGICRIIPPSSWRPPCPLKEKSFWESTEFNTRVQQVDKLQNREPIKKQTQPRIQRKRKRRKRLRFGMTHRRPSSRVDSEDKFGFQSGSDFTLEEFQKYADDYKQEYFGMKGSDEISLSEIKNHKKIWEPSVEEIEGEYWRIVVGSTDEVEVDYGADLDTATFGSGFAKLSSDANKQDPYSASCWNLNNLPRLPGSVISFENEDISGVVVPWLYVGMCFSSFCWHVEDHFLYSLNYMHFGEPKVWYGVPGGEAVKLEESMRNNLPKLFEEQPDLLHELVTQLSPSVLKSEGVSVYRAVQKPGEFVLTLPRAYHSGFNSGFNCAEAVNIAPVDWLPHGQYAVELYREQHRKTSISHDKLLLKTAKEAVKQLWMNLFNCNIDEGKYRWLNTCGKDGVLTSAVKTRVTMEGAAREVNGNLKSKKMDKDYDSTDRECFSCFYDLHMSAISCQCSPNRFACLNHTNILCSCEMERKIAFFRYSMDELNTLVAALEGDQTAVCLWGQDHLGLVCPSGNVQKRKMDSGKSTEFSGSAIDVNVVSGFGGSQDGCRDLQKLAGFLQEYGIQNNYVDLNSRIKEEHGKDRMFTDHGLLQNTDSPFRLTSECSSSSSLNCCSSNLITPSRNQASNSDLTWNTTKKLFGVDIGNLAKHSDSQVSQMVKVSSRSDAASRPTSRHQVP; translated from the exons GATCACTGCCCATCAAGAAGTTGCGAGGAAGGCTTTGACAGAGCTACAACT AAATGTGGAATCTGGCATCCAGGTGAATCACAGAGACCTGAAATTGATGATGCCCCTATCTTCACTCCAACTGAAGAG GAATTTAAGGATGCAATCGGGTACATTGCTAGCATTCGTCCACAAgcagaaaaatatggaatatGTCGTATTATTCCACCATCTTCTTGGAGACCTCCGTGCCCTCTGAAGGAGAAGAGTTTCTGGGAATCTACAGAGTTCAATACCCGAGTTCAACAGGTTGACAAGCTTCAAAACAGGGAGCccataaagaaacaaacacagcCTCGAATTcagaggaaaagaaagagaagaaagagactTCGATTTGGGATGACCCACAGGCGTCCTAGTTCTAGGGTGGACTCCGAAGACAAGTTTGGCTTTCAATCTGGTTCTGATTTCACATTAGAGGAGTTTCAGAAATATGCGGATGACTACAAGCAGGAATATTTTGGAATGAAAGGGAGCGATGAAATTTCTCTTTCCGAAATTAAAAACCACAAAAAAATATGGGAACCATCAGTCGAGGAAATTGAGGGAGAATATTGGCGGATAGTCGTAGGGTCTACTGATGAAGTTGAG GTGGATTATGGTGCCGATTTGGACACTGCAACATTTGGTAGTGGGTTTGCTAAATTATCTTCAGATGCAAATAAGCAGGATCCATATAGTGCCTCTTGTTGGAACTTGAATAATCTACCACGGCTGCCTGGCTCTGTTATCTCATTTGAAAACGAGGATATATCTGGTGTTGTAGTTCCATGGCTTTATGTAGGAATGTGCTTCTCTTCATTTTGCTGG CATGTTGAAGACCATTTTCTCTATTCTCTGAATTACATGCATTTTGGTGAACCAAAAGTTTGGTATGGTGTTCCTGGTGGTGAAGCAGTAAAGCTGGAAGAATCTATGAGAAATAACTTACCGAAACTGTTTGAAGAACAGCCTGATCTACTTCATGAGCTG GTCACGCAGTTATCTCCATCTGTTCTAAAATCAGAAGGAGTTTCTGTTTATCGTGCTGTTCAGAAGCCAGGTGAATTCGTTCTGACACTACCACGAGCATACCATTCTGGATTCAACTCTGGTTTCAACTGTGCGGAGGCAGTAAATATTGCTCCTGTGGATTGGCTGCCCCATGGACAGTACGCTGTTGAGCTCTATAGAGAGCAGCATCGCAAGACATCAATATCACATGACAAGTTACTACTGAAGACTGCAAAAGAAGCTGTCAAACAACTATGGATGAACCTTTTCAATTGCAATATTGATGAGGGGAAATACAGATGGCTGAACACATGTGGAAAAGATGGTGTCTTGACAAGTGCAGTTAAG ACAAGAGTTACAATGGAGGGTGCAGCAAgggaggtgaatggtaatttgAAAAGTAAGAAGATGGACAAGGATTATGATTCCACTGACCGGGAGTGCTTTTCATGCTTTTATGATCTCCACATGTCTGCTATCAGTTGCCAGTGCTCACCAAACCGCTTCGCTTGCTTAAACCATACAAACATTCTTTGCTCATGTGAAATGGAGAGGAAAATCGCATTCTTTCGATATAGCATGGATGAGCTTAATACTCTTGTAGCAGCTTTGGAGGGTGATCAGACTGCAGTGTGTCTTTGGGGACAGGACCACCTAGGTTTAGTTTGCCCATCTGGTAATGTGCAGAAGAGAAAGATGGACTCAGGTAAAAGCACAGAATTTTCAGGTTCAGCAATTGATGTCAATGTTGTTTCCGGATTTGGTGGCAGTCAAGATGGTTGCCGTGACCTTCAAAAGCTTGCTGGATTCCTCCAAGAGTATGGAATCCAGAATAATTATGTAGATCTCAATTCTAGAATAAAAGAAGAGCATGGCAAGGACAGGATGTTTACCGATCATGGGCTTCTACAGAATACTGATAGTCCATTTAGATTGACCTCTGAGTGCAGTTCATCATCGTCTTTGAATTGTTGTTCGTCCAATTTAATCACTCCTTCAAGAAATCAAGCCAGCAATTCTGACCTAACTTGGAACACTACTAAGAAACTATTTGGTGTTGACATTGGAAATTTGGCCAAACATTCTGACAGTCAGGTTAGTCAAATGGTAAAAGTTTCAAGCAGATCTGATGCGGCGTCTAGGCCAACATCAAGGCACCAGGTTCCGTAA